The following coding sequences lie in one Marinihelvus fidelis genomic window:
- a CDS encoding acyl-CoA dehydrogenase family protein, whose protein sequence is MKSLNPIDLYDIRSELDEEEAMVQDTVARFVDEQVLPIIADAFENSRFPAELVAPVAELGLLGSSIDGYGCAGLNSVAYGLICQELERGDSGLRSFVSVQSSLVMFPIHAYGSEEQKQRWLPALASGDAIGCFGLTEPHGGSDPSNMKTRARRDGSDWIIDGAKMWITNGSIADVAVVWAQTDEGVRGFIIEKGTPGFEAPEIHHKFSLRASVTSSLYFDGVRVPESNRLPGATGLKAPLSCLTQARYGITWGAIGAAQACLAELLEYTASRELFGRPLNHTQAIQLRLADMARRITGAQLMSLRLGRLKDAGKLHPTQVSVAKWNNVRMALDIARDCRDMLGGAGISTEFSPIRHMLNLESVITYEGTESVHQLVVGKELTGVNAF, encoded by the coding sequence ATGAAATCCCTTAATCCGATTGATCTTTACGATATCCGATCCGAGCTGGATGAAGAAGAAGCGATGGTGCAGGACACGGTCGCGCGTTTCGTTGATGAGCAGGTCCTGCCCATCATCGCCGATGCCTTCGAGAACAGCCGTTTCCCGGCCGAATTGGTCGCGCCTGTGGCCGAGTTGGGCCTGCTGGGCAGTTCCATCGATGGTTACGGCTGCGCCGGCCTGAACAGCGTGGCCTACGGGTTGATCTGCCAGGAACTCGAGCGCGGCGACAGCGGCCTGCGCAGTTTTGTTTCCGTGCAAAGCAGCCTGGTGATGTTCCCGATTCATGCCTATGGCTCGGAGGAGCAGAAGCAGCGCTGGTTGCCGGCACTGGCCAGCGGCGACGCCATTGGCTGTTTTGGCCTGACCGAGCCGCATGGCGGTTCCGACCCGTCCAACATGAAGACCCGGGCCCGCCGTGATGGTAGCGACTGGATCATCGATGGCGCCAAGATGTGGATCACCAACGGCAGCATTGCCGATGTCGCCGTGGTCTGGGCCCAGACTGACGAAGGTGTACGCGGATTCATCATCGAGAAGGGCACGCCGGGCTTCGAGGCGCCGGAGATCCACCACAAGTTCTCGCTGCGCGCGTCGGTCACCTCATCACTGTATTTCGATGGCGTGCGCGTGCCGGAGTCGAACCGCCTGCCGGGCGCAACCGGCCTGAAGGCACCGCTCAGCTGCCTGACCCAGGCGCGCTACGGCATCACCTGGGGCGCGATTGGTGCGGCCCAGGCCTGCCTTGCCGAGTTGCTGGAGTACACCGCCAGTCGCGAGTTGTTTGGCCGCCCGCTGAACCACACCCAGGCCATCCAGCTGCGCCTGGCCGACATGGCCCGCCGGATTACCGGCGCTCAGTTGATGAGCCTGCGCCTGGGGCGCCTGAAAGATGCCGGCAAGCTGCACCCGACGCAGGTCTCGGTGGCCAAGTGGAACAATGTACGCATGGCGCTGGATATCGCCCGCGACTGCCGTGACATGCTGGGCGGCGCCGGTATCAGCACCGAGTTTTCGCCCATACGGCATATGCTGAACCTGGAGAGCGTGATCACCTACGAGGGCACGGAGTCCGTGCACCAGCTGGTGGTCGGCAAGGAGCTGACCGGGGTCAACGCATTCTGA